The Taeniopygia guttata chromosome 31, bTaeGut7.mat, whole genome shotgun sequence genomic sequence gtccccacgtccccacgtccccatgtccctgtgtccccatgtccccatgtccctgtgtccccatgtccccgtgtccctgtgtccccatgtcctaTGTCAcactgtgtccccatgtccctgtatCCTGTGTCCCCATGTTCCACGTCCCCATGTCACTGCCCTGTCCCTGACatgtcccctccgtgtccccacAGGAGTCCTACAAGTACTTCCCCACCTCGGTGAGTCCCTGGGGccctggggggaggggagggaggggtgggggaggggaaagggggacCCCAACCCCCCCCGTCCCTGTGAGAAGGGCATGGGGGAGGGGCCAAGCCTGCCTTGGGGGGGAgaagggcaccccaaaatcctcattgCCCTTGGGGTGAGGGGGGGCTCACAGCTACAGGGGCTGGGGGTACCCAGGAAGGTGCTGATCCCCTCCAGTTGGGgcagggggtcccaggggtgccatgagggggtcctgggggtgccATGGAggtcctgggggtccctggtgggtccctgggggtccctggtgggTGCTGACCACCCCCCCAAATGatgggggtgtcctgggggtgccattgggggtcccaggggtgccaTTGGGAGTCCCAGGGGTGCCATGGGGGGTTCCCGGGGGTCCCTGGCGGTgctgacccccccccccagctgGCCCGGGGGCGTGAGggggacctggagctgctgaaggtgCAGCTTGGGGGGCCGGGGCCCCCCGAGAGCCTCTCGGATGAGGAGCTGCCCCTCGACCCCCGGCTCTACCAGGAGCTCTGCGCCGGCGCCTTCGACGAGCACGGCCTGgtgagccccccaaaaactgtccccctggcaccccaaaaactgcccccctggcaccccaaaaactgcccccctggcaccccaaaaactgcccccctggcaccccagaactgccccccccaaccccaaaaactgccccccccccccgggaccccaaaaactgcccccctggcaccccagaactgccccctggcaccccaaaaactgctCCCCTGGCATCCCAAAAACTGCCCCCCTGGcaccccagaactgccccccccaaccccaaaaactgctcccctggcaccccaaaaactgcccccctggcaccccaaaaactgcctcctgggaccccaaaaactgccccctgggaccccagaaACAgcccccccccgggaccccaaaaactgcccccctggcaccccaaaacctgcccccctggcaccccaaaaacagcccccccccccgggaccccaaaaactgctcccctggcaccccaaaaactgcccccctggcaccccaaaaacttCCCCCTGGCACCCCAAGAACAGCCCCCCtccaggaccccaaaaactgcccccctggcaccccaaaaactgctcccctggcaccccaaaaactgcccccctggcaccccagaactgccccctgggaccccaaaaacagccctccccccaggaccccGAAAACTGCCCCCCTGGcaccccagaactgcccccccccaaccccaaaaactgcccccctggcaccccagaactgccccctcccaaccccaaaaactgctcccctggcaccccaaaaacttCCCCCTGGCACCCCAAGAACAGCCCCCCtccaggaccccaaaaacagcccccctgggaccccaaaaactgctcccctggcaccccaaaaacttCCCCCTGGCACCCCAAGAACAGCCCCCCtccaggaccccaaaaactgcccccctggcaccccaaaaacttCCCCCTGGCACCCCAAGAACAGCCCCCCtccaggaccccaaaaactgcccccctggcaccccaaaaacttCCCCCTGGCACCCCAAGAACAGCCCCCCtccaggaccccaaaaactgccctcCAGGACCCCAGAACTgtcctggcaccccaaaattgtCCCAGGATTCTGGAACTGCCCCCCTgacaccccagagctgccctgggaccccagaACTGCcctcctggcaccccaaaaccgcacccccaggaccccaaatactgccctggggacccccaCTGTTTCCcccaggcaccccaaaacccaccaggCACCCCAAATACCCCCCCAAATACCACAGGAGCAGATGTGAGTGAGTTTAGGGCTGGTTTAGGCTGTTCAGGGGTGGTTTTGTGTGTCAAGGTGAGCTTTGGATGTATCAGGACGTGTCCTtggtccccaaatgtccctgaCGTGGGACCGTGGCATGTCCCCatgctgggctgtgccctgaggtgtgtccccaaatgtccccaagcgTGTCCTGGCATGTTCCCACACTGGGCCGTGCCCTgaggggtgtccccaaatgtccccagcgTGTCCTGGCATGTTCCCATACTGGGCCATGCCCTGTGgcgtgtccccaaatgtccccagcgTGTCCTGGCATGTCCCCATGCTGGGCCGTGCCCTgaggggtgtccccaaatgtccccaagcgTGTCCTGGCATGTTCCCATATTGGGCCGTGCCCTgaggggtgtccccaaatgtccctgaCATGGGACCGTGGCATGTCCCCatgctgggctgtgccctgaggggtgtccccaaatgtccccaagcgTGTCCTGGCATGTTCCCATACTGGGCCGTGCCCTGAGgtgtgtccccaaatgtccccaagcgTGTCCTGGCATGTTCCCATACTGGGCCATGCCCTGTGgcgtgtccccaaatgtccccagcgTGTCCTGGCATGTCTCCACACCAGGCCATGCCCTgaggggtgtccccaaatgtccccaagtgtgtCCTGGCATGTCCCCatgctgggctgtgccctgaggtgtgtccccaaatgtccccagcgTGTCCTGGCATGTCTCCACACCAGGCCATGCCCTGTGgcgtgtccccaaatgtccccaagtgtgtCCTGGCATGTCTCCACACCAGGCCATGCCCTGTGgcgtgtccccaaatgtccccaagtgtgtCCTGGCATGTCTCCACACCAGGCCATGCCCTGTGgcgtgtccccaaatgtccccaagtgtgtCCTGGCACATCCCGACACCAGGCCACATGCCCGAGGCACCTCAGGCCACAttgtcccctcgtgtcccttCACGGGCCACGTTCTGAGGCACATCAAGTTTGTCACCCCGcgtgtccccacgtgtccccgacgtgtccccacgtgtcctgccagccctggctcagtGACGCCGAGGACGCGCCGTTCCTGGACCCCGTCCTGCGCAAGCGCGCCGTGAAGGTCAAACACGTCAAACGCCGCGAGAAGAAGTCGGACAAGAAGGTGAGGGgcactgggagctactgggagggccactgggagctactgggggttactgggaggcTCCAGGGGTTGCTGGGAGGGCTCTGGCTGGTTGTTGGGAGGTTACTGGTGCTAACTGGGGGTTACTGGTGCAGAAGGAGGAGCGCTACAAGCAGcattggcagtgctgggctatGACTGGTGGTTACTGGGAGGTTACTGGGAGGTTACTGGTGCTAACTGGGGGTTACTGGTGCAGAAGGAGGAGCGCTAcaagcagcactgggagggctcTGGTGGTTACTGGGAGGTTACTGGTGCTAACTGGGGGTTACTGGTGCAGAAGGAGGAGCGCTACAAACGGCACTGGGAGGGCTCTGGTGGTTACTGGGAGGTTACTGGTGCTAACTGGGGGTTACtggtgcaggaggaggagcgCTCCCACACTGGGAGGGCTCAGGTGGTACTGGGCTGTGACTGGTGGTTACTGGGAGGTTACTGGGAGGTTACTGGTGCTAACTGGGCGTTACTGGTGCAGAAGGAGGAGCGCTACAagcggcaccggcagcgggcACAGCACTGGGAGGGCTCAGGTGGTACTGGGCTGTGACTGGTGGTTACTGGGAGGTTACTGGTGCTAACTGGGGGTTACTGGTGCAGAAGGAAGAGCACTACAAGCAgcactggcagtgctgggctatGACTGGTGGTTACTGGGAGGTTACTGGGAGGTGACTGGTGCTAACTGGGGGTTACTGGTGCAGAAGGAGGAGCGCTACAagcggcaccggcagcgggcACAGCACTGGGAGGGCTCAGGTGGTACTGGGCTATGACTGGTGGTTACTGGGAGGTTACTGGGAGGTGACTGGGAGGTTACTGGTGCTAACTGGGCGTTACTGGTGCTAACTGGGCGTTACTGGTGCAGAAGGAGGAGCGCTACAAACGGCACTGGGAGGGCTCTGGTGGTTACTGGGAGGTTACTGGGAGGTTACTGGTGCTAACTGGAGGTTACTGGTGCTAACTGGGGGTTGCTGGTGCAGAAGGAGGAGCGCTACAagcggcaccggcagcgggcACAGCACTGGGAGGGCTCAGGTGGTACTGGGCTATAACTGGTGGTTACTGGGAGGTTACTGGGAGGTTACTGGGAGGTTACTGGTGCTAACTGGGCGTTACTGGTGCAGAAGGAGGAGCGCTACAagcggcaccggcagcgggcGCGGCACCGCGAGCGCCGCGGGCACCCCGAGCGCGCCGACGCCCGCGACCCCGCGGGGCTGGGCCAGTGCCTGGGCCCCGGCTGCACCCGCCCCGCGCGCCCGCCCTCCAAGTACTGCAGCGAGGCCTGCGGCATCAAACTGGCTGCCAAGTGAGTACCcaccagtacggaccagtatgaaccagtacAGAACAGTACAGGCTGGTATAGACTGGTATTAACTGGTACAGAATGGTACAGACTGGTATAGACCCGTACAGGATAGTACAGGCTggtatagaccagtataaaccagtacccAATGGcacagaccagtataaaccagtacagaaCAGTATAGGCTggtatagaccagtataaaccagtgcgGGACACCACCGGCTGGTATAGACTGGTTTTAACTGGTACAGAATGGTACAGACtggtataaaccagtacagaaCAGTATAGGCTggtatagaccagtataaaccagtacaggATAGTACAGGCTGGTgtagaccagtataaaccagtacccAATGGcacagaccagtataaaccagtacagaaTGGCgcagaccagtataaaccagtacagaaCAGTATAGGCTGctatagaccagtataaaccagtacaggATAGTACAGGCTggtatagaccagtataaaccagtagcCAATGGcacagaccagtataaaccagtacagaaCAGTATAGGCTggtatagaccagtataaaccagtacagactGGTGTAAACCACTTACACTGCCCATTAACCCTTTCCTCACTGCGATCCCAGCTGGATCTACGAGATCCTGTGACAGCGAATCCAGCAGTGGATCCCAGTGATCCCGCAGCCCCCATTAACCCTTTGCTCACCCCAATCCCAGCTGGATCTATGAGATTCTGACGCAGTGGATCCAGCAGCGGATCCAGCAGTGGATCCCAGTGATCCTGCAGCCCCCATTAACCCTTTCCTCACCCCGATCCCAGCCGGATCTACGAGATCCTGATGCAGCGGATCCAGCAGCGGATCCAGCAGTGGATCCCAGTGATCCCGCAGCCCCCATTAACCCTTTCCTCACCTCGATCCCAGCCGGATCTATGAGATCCTGCCGCAGCGGATCCAGCAGTGGATCCAGCAGTGGATCCCAGTGATCCCGCAGCCCCCATTAACCCTTTGCTCACCCCAATCCCAGCTGGATCTACAGGATCTTGCCACAGGATCTCAggggtcctgcagcccctgtTTTAACCCTTTCTTTACCCCTATCCCAGCTGGATCTATAGGATCTTGCCACAGGATCTCAGGGATCCCGCAGCCCCCATTAACCCTTTCCTCACCCTGATCCCAGCCAGATCTACAAGATCCTACTGCAGCGGATCCCAGGGATCCCGCAGCCCCCGTTTTAACCCTTTCTTTACCCCGATCCCAGCTGGATCTACAGGATCTTGCCACAGGATCTCAggggtcctgcagcccccaTTAACCCTTTGCTCACCCCAATCCCAGCCAGATCTATGAGATCCTGACGCAGCAGATCCAGCAGTGGATCCCAGGGATCCCACAGCCCCCATTAACCCTTTCCTCACCCCGATCCCAGATGGATCTACGAGATCCTGATGCAGCGGATCCCGGGGATCCCGGAGCCCCtgttttaaccctttcctcaCCCCGATCCCAGCTGGATCTACAGGATCTTGCCACAGGATCTCAggggtcctgcagcccccaTTAACCCTTTCCTCGCCTCGATCCCAGCTGGATCTACAGGATCTTGCCACACGATCTCAggggtcctgcagcccccaTTAACCCTTTCCTCGCCCCGATCCCAGCCGCATCTACGAGATCCTACTGCAGCAGATCCAGCAGTGGATCCCAGTGATCCCGCAGCCCCCATTAACTCTTTCCTTGCCCCGATCCCAGCCGGATCTACGAGATCCTGCTGCAGCGGATCCCAGTGATCCCGCAGCCCCCATTAACCCTTTGCTCACCCTGATCCCAGCTGGATCTACAGGATCCTGCCACAGGATCCCAGTGATCCCGCAGCCCCCATTAACCCTTTCCTCGCCCCGATCCCAGCCGGATCTACGAGATCCTGCCGCAGCGGatccagcagtggcagcagagcccgTGCGTGGCGGAGGAGCACGGCAAGCGGCTGCTGGAGCGCATCCGGCGCGAGCAGCACCAGGCGCGGCTGCggctgcaggagatggagcGGCGCTTCCACGAGCTCGAGGGGCTCATCGCCCGCGCCAAGGGGCACCCGCCCCGCGAGGACGAGGAGGTGGGCACCCCCCGGGGCTGCCAGAgggctggggaccccaaaaatgctTTAATTCTGCCCATTTTGTGTCCCTCTTGAGATCCCCCTTGGTCCTTCATGGATACCTGGGTGCCCCAAATGTTTTAATTCTGCCTGTTCTGGCTTCCTCTTGAgacccctctgctcccctggtACCCACATGCAGCTCCTGGAGGGCTGggccccccaaaaacccttaAGTTCTGGGTCCCTCTTGGGttgcccccaaacccctttaTTTTGGTGCCCCCTGGGCATCCCCCAAATCTCTGAGTCTCTCCTGAGCCCTGTCCTGGGTCCCCCATGGATACCTgggtccccccaaacccctccctggAGCATCTGGGTGGCCCTGGAGCCCCCTAACCTTGGGTCCCCCCTAACCTGGGTCCCCCCTTGGACCCCCTGACCTTGCTGTCCCCCCAGAGCACGGAGGGGGACAGTGAGGACACGGACCTGCAGATCTTCTGCGTGTCCTGCGGCCACCCCATCAACCCCAAGGTGGCCCTGCGGCACATGGAACGCTGCTACGCCAAGGTgatcccgggatttggggggtctgggggcacctctgggtTCCTGGGGTCTTCGGGGTCATCCACGGCATTCCAGGCTGCTGTGGGATCATCCATGGGGTCTGTGGGATCATCCGTGGGACTCTGGGATCCTGTGGGATCTTCTGGGGGATCCTTTTAGGGGAACTTTGGGAGCCCCCTGAGCTGGGCACCCCTCCCAGATCCTGCAGTGGCCACGGGGATCCCTTTCCTCAGTTTGGGGGGGGTTCCTAGGGGGCTAGGGGGACCCTGTGAAGGAACTTTGGGGGTTTCTAtaggggctggaggggctgtaGGACCTGCTGGGAGCTCTGTAGGGACTGGGGGTTCTGTAGGGTCTCCTGGGGAGGGGCTCCATAGGGGCTGGGGGCCCATGAGGACCCTGTGGGAGGGCTTGGAGGGGGCTCCATAGGGGCTGGGGGCCCATGAGGACCCTGTGGGAGGGCTTGGAGGGGGCTCTATAGGGGTTGGGGGTCCATAGGACCCAGGGTGGGCTCAGGggtcccatccctgcccccttTTTGACCCCCCTACCTCATTGCAGTACGAGAGCCAAACATCCTTCGGGTCCATGTACCCCACCCGCATCGAGGGGtgagtggggagggggctctggggagggGGGGCACCCTGGGGGAGCTTtctggggtgggtgggggacCCCACCCCCCTAAATCCTCCTGGGAAGGGGGGGGGCAGCACCCAAGGGAggctttttggggtgggggtgtcATTCCCCCGGGGGAGCACCCAAGTGGAGGAGTTTGAGGGGGAAGGTTGTGGCTgtctggggtggggggggagtCCTTCAGCGCCCTGTCCCCCCCACCCAGGACCCCTCTTGTGTCCCCCCCAGGGCCACTCGGCTGTTCTGCGACGTTTACAACCCCCAGAGCAAAACCTACTGCAAgaggctgcaggtgctgtgccCCGAGCACTCCCGGGACCCCAAGGTGGGCACAGagtgaaattttggggtggaatttagGGAATCTGTGCCCCGAGAGCACTCCTGGGACCCCAAGGTGGGCACAGAATGAAACTTTGGGGTGGAATTTAGGGGATCTGtgccttgaacactcccagaCCCCAAGGTGGGCACAGAGTGAGGTTTTGGGGAACaggggcagtgccaggacagtCCTGGGACTCCAAGGTGGGCACAGAGTGAAattttgaggtggaatttaGGGAATCTGTGCCCCAAGCGCTCCCAGACCCCAAGGTGGGCACAGaatgaaattttggggtggaatttagGGGATCTGTGCCCTGGGGACTCCCGGGACCCCAAGGTGGGCACAGGGGGGGCTTTGGGGAACaggggcagtgccaggacagtCCTGGGACCCCAAGGTGGGCACAGaatgaaattttggggtggaatttagGGGATCTATGCCCCGAGAGCTCCCAGACCCCAAGGTGGGCACAGaatgaaattttggggtggaatttagGGGATCTATGCCCCGAGAGCTCCCAGACCCCAAGGTGGGCACAGaatgaaattttggggtggaatttagGGAATCTGTGCCCTGagcactcccagaccccaaggtgggcacagggggggctttggggaacaggggcagtgccaggacagtCCTGGGACCCCAAAGTGGGCACAGaatgaaattttggggtggaatttatGGGATCTATGCCTTGAACGCTCCCAGACCCCAAGGTGGGCACAGAATGAAATTTTCGGGTGGAATTTAGGGGATCTGTGCCCCAAACGCTCCCAGACCCCAAagtgggcacagggagggcCAGGACAATCCCAGGACACCAAAGTGGACGTGAGGGGACAGGACACGGCCCAGGGTGGCCGTGGAGGTGGCAGAGGGgctctgggtgtccccagcccggcGCTGACCCCGTGCCCGCCCAGGTGCCCGCGGACGAGGTGTGCGGGTGCCCGCTGGTGCGCGACGTCTTCGAGCTGACCGGGGACTTCTGCCGTGTCCCCAAGCGCAAGTGCCACCGTCACTACTGCTGGGAGAAGCTGCGCCGCGCCGAGGTGGACCTGGAGCGCGTCCGCGTGGTGGGTGCCACCGCCcggtgtccccagagtgtccccaaagtgtccccacactgtcgctgtccccccgctgtcctCACagtgtccgtgtccctgtccccacgctgtccccatGCTGTCACTGTCCTCACACTGTTCGTGTCCTTGTCCCCACACTGTCGTCACCCTGTCCCCatgctgtcactgtccccacaTTGTctatgtccctgtccccatgctgtCCTCAcgctgtcactgtccccacactgtccccacgctgtccctgtccccacgctgtccttgtccccacactgtccgtgtccccacgctgtccccatgctgtccccacgctgtccccacactgtccctgtccccacactgtcgctgt encodes the following:
- the CXXC1 gene encoding CXXC-type zinc finger protein 1 isoform X1 translates to MAAPSAAIALLAAAMLYGVLPYRKRKLDPPPLPTAAGPSPERPSEAAAAMDSEFSDAEAAPGGEENAPVYCVCRKPDINCFMIGCDNCNEWFHGDCINITERMAKAIREWYCGQCREKDPSLEIRYRHKKWREKEHEGAKGQELEQGRAAKIKRSARMCGECEACRRPEDCGQCDFCRDMKKFGGPNKIRQKCRLRQCQLRARESYKYFPTSLARGREGDLELLKVQLGGPGPPESLSDEELPLDPRLYQELCAGAFDEHGLPWLSDAEDAPFLDPVLRKRAVKVKHVKRREKKSDKKKEERYKRHRQRARHRERRGHPERADARDPAGLGQCLGPGCTRPARPPSKYCSEACGIKLAANRIYEILPQRIQQWQQSPCVAEEHGKRLLERIRREQHQARLRLQEMERRFHELEGLIARAKGHPPREDEESTEGDSEDTDLQIFCVSCGHPINPKVALRHMERCYAKYESQTSFGSMYPTRIEGATRLFCDVYNPQSKTYCKRLQVLCPEHSRDPKVPADEVCGCPLVRDVFELTGDFCRVPKRKCHRHYCWEKLRRAEVDLERVRVWYKLDELFEQERNVRAAMTNRAGLLALMLHQTIQHDPLTTDLRSDR
- the CXXC1 gene encoding CXXC-type zinc finger protein 1 isoform X2 — its product is MAAPSAAIALLAAAMLYGVLPYRKRKLDPPPLPTAAGPSPERPSEAAAAMDSEFSDAEAAPGGEENAPVYCVCRKPDINCFMIGCDNCNEWFHGDCINITERMAKAIREWYCGQCREKDPSLEIRYRHKKWREKEHEGAKGQELEQGRAAKIKRSARMCGECEACRRPEDCGQCDFCRDMKKFGGPNKIRQKCRLRQCQLRARESYKYFPTSELCAGAFDEHGLPWLSDAEDAPFLDPVLRKRAVKVKHVKRREKKSDKKKEERYKRHRQRARHRERRGHPERADARDPAGLGQCLGPGCTRPARPPSKYCSEACGIKLAANRIYEILPQRIQQWQQSPCVAEEHGKRLLERIRREQHQARLRLQEMERRFHELEGLIARAKGHPPREDEESTEGDSEDTDLQIFCVSCGHPINPKVALRHMERCYAKYESQTSFGSMYPTRIEGATRLFCDVYNPQSKTYCKRLQVLCPEHSRDPKVPADEVCGCPLVRDVFELTGDFCRVPKRKCHRHYCWEKLRRAEVDLERVRVWYKLDELFEQERNVRAAMTNRAGLLALMLHQTIQHDPLTTDLRSDR
- the CXXC1 gene encoding CXXC-type zinc finger protein 1 isoform X3; its protein translation is MAAPSAAIALLAAAMLYGVLPYRKRKLDPPPLPTAAGPSPERPSEAAAAMDSEFSDAEAAPGGEENAPVYCVCRKPDINCFMIGCDNCNEWFHGDCINITERMAKAIREWYCGQCREKDPSLEIRYRHKKWREKEHEGAKGQELEQGRAAKIKRSARMCGECEACRRPEDCGQCDFCRDMKKFGGPNKIRQKCRLRQCQLRARESYKYFPTSPWLSDAEDAPFLDPVLRKRAVKVKHVKRREKKSDKKKEERYKRHRQRARHRERRGHPERADARDPAGLGQCLGPGCTRPARPPSKYCSEACGIKLAANRIYEILPQRIQQWQQSPCVAEEHGKRLLERIRREQHQARLRLQEMERRFHELEGLIARAKGHPPREDEESTEGDSEDTDLQIFCVSCGHPINPKVALRHMERCYAKYESQTSFGSMYPTRIEGATRLFCDVYNPQSKTYCKRLQVLCPEHSRDPKVPADEVCGCPLVRDVFELTGDFCRVPKRKCHRHYCWEKLRRAEVDLERVRVWYKLDELFEQERNVRAAMTNRAGLLALMLHQTIQHDPLTTDLRSDR